The Desulfotomaculum sp. genome segment ATCAATAAACTTTACTCTCAGGTACGGCCAAATGGAAGCAGCCTTCAATTCGCCTTTGTTCAGGCTGGATTCGATGACAGGCAGACAACTCTTCCTGTAAAGAGCGTGCAGCGGTTCTGAATAGTTATTTATTCTAGGTATAACTATGTCTGAACTCTGATCACCGCTTTTAAGAATATGCTCTACAAGTTTTGGTTCGATAAAAGGCATATCACAGGCAACTACAAAAACAAACTCGCAGGATGCCGCTTTCAGCGCCGCATGAATTCCTCCGAGAGGCCCGCAATTCTTATAGATATCGGGAACCATGGAAATTTTAAGGTGA includes the following:
- a CDS encoding molybdenum cofactor guanylyltransferase → MRRRKWELSLQPVSAAVLAGGKSIRMGNNKALINIGINSLVEITINKIRPFFQEIILITNEAESYAHLKISMVPDIYKNCGPLGGIHAALKAASCEFVFVVACDMPFIEPKLVEHILKSGDQSSDIVIPRINNYSEPLHALYRKSCLPVIESSLNKGELKAASIWPYLRVKFIDREEINRFADSKVFFNINTPMDLNKAKKILGV